One Papio anubis isolate 15944 chromosome 9, Panubis1.0, whole genome shotgun sequence genomic window carries:
- the ARPC3 gene encoding actin-related protein 2/3 complex subunit 3 isoform X1: MPAYHSSLMDPDTKLIGNMALLPIRSQFKGPAPRETKDTDIVDEAIYYFKANVFFKNYEIKNEADRTLIYITLYISECLKKLQKCNSKSQGEKEMYTLGITNFPIPGEPGFPLNAIYAKPANKQEDEVMRAYLQQLRQETGLRLCEKVFDPQNDKPSKWWTCFVKRQFMNKSLSGPGQ, encoded by the exons GCTTACCACTCTTCTCTCATGGATCCTGACACCAAACTCATCGGAAACATGGCACTGTTACCTATTAGAAGTCAATTCAAAGGACCTGCACCCAGAGAGA CAAAAGATACAGATATTGTGGATGAAGCCATCTATTACTTCAAGGCCAATGTCTTCTTCAAAAACTATGAAATTAAG AATGAAGCTGATAGGACCTTAATATATATAACTCTCTATATTTCTGAATGTCTGAAGAAACTCCAAAAG tgcaatTCCAAAAGCCAAGGTGAGAAAGAAATGTATACATTGGGAATCACTAATTTTCCCATTCCTGGAGAGCCTGGTTTTCCACTTAACGCAATTTATGCCAAACCTGCAAACAAACAGGAAGATG AAGTGATGAGAGCCTATTTACAACAGCTAAGGCAAGAGACTGGACTGAGACTTTGTGAGAAAGTTTTTGACCCTCAGAATGATAAACCTAGCAAG TGGTGGACTTGCTTTGTGAAGAGACAGTTCATGAACAAGAGTCTTTCAGGACCTGGACAGTGA
- the ARPC3 gene encoding actin-related protein 2/3 complex subunit 3 isoform X2, with the protein MPAYHSSLMDPDTKLIGNMALLPIRSQFKGPAPRETKDTDIVDEAIYYFKANVFFKNYEIKCNSKSQGEKEMYTLGITNFPIPGEPGFPLNAIYAKPANKQEDEVMRAYLQQLRQETGLRLCEKVFDPQNDKPSKWWTCFVKRQFMNKSLSGPGQ; encoded by the exons GCTTACCACTCTTCTCTCATGGATCCTGACACCAAACTCATCGGAAACATGGCACTGTTACCTATTAGAAGTCAATTCAAAGGACCTGCACCCAGAGAGA CAAAAGATACAGATATTGTGGATGAAGCCATCTATTACTTCAAGGCCAATGTCTTCTTCAAAAACTATGAAATTAAG tgcaatTCCAAAAGCCAAGGTGAGAAAGAAATGTATACATTGGGAATCACTAATTTTCCCATTCCTGGAGAGCCTGGTTTTCCACTTAACGCAATTTATGCCAAACCTGCAAACAAACAGGAAGATG AAGTGATGAGAGCCTATTTACAACAGCTAAGGCAAGAGACTGGACTGAGACTTTGTGAGAAAGTTTTTGACCCTCAGAATGATAAACCTAGCAAG TGGTGGACTTGCTTTGTGAAGAGACAGTTCATGAACAAGAGTCTTTCAGGACCTGGACAGTGA